The genomic stretch TACTGGCGGAAGGAACTATATGACAAAAATGTCCATTCTTTTTTTAATTCTCATCAACTCAATCACGGCTTTAGCATGGCATCCAACAGACGAGTTAGAAGCAAGAGCAGGCGAGCTGGAAGCAAGAGCAAATGTATGCAGACAAAAAATTGCAAAAAACCAAGAGTTTCTGACAACCTTACTTGCAGATTCTGCGGGCCAATTCATTCTGCGATATAGACTCGGTGGCAGCTTCGTGAGCATGACCGGATCATCGAAGAATATTGTTTGCTACGAATCTCAACCTAACAATGAAGCACATGAAATAATTCGTGACTTGGCACTCAACTGGTCAACAAATGCCGAAATGAGAATTACTTCGAAAAATTTCATCGAATACTTGGGGTTTAACGATATTTTAAATGGCTCATGCAGCCTAGAATGTTCTTGGTTGGATTAGAATTTGTAGATCGATACGGAAGTTTTGATTCTTAATACCTTAATCAACATTTGCAAAATCTTTAGACCATGTTTGCAGTCGCCGACGCTAAAGTAACTTTCATTGAGGAGAGTTACTTCCGCGCCGCAAGCGCATTTTGACACTGTATTTACGAAGGCTCAGTCCGAATCTTAAGCCACTATTACTTTTCTACCCGTTGGACATTTTTCCAACACTATGTTGTAAAAATAATGGCTTTTCCTGAACGGCTTCTGTAAATACATTCCTCATGACAAACAAAGAACTTTATAGACACTATTTAAATAGTGAATTTGCGAGACGATGTGAAGCAAATCCGGCCTACTCCTTACGTTCTTTTGCCTTGGCACTTTGTGTAGATGCGGGAACTTTATCGCGTATTTTAAACGGTAAGCAGGCGCTCTCCTATAAGATGGCACAAAAGATTGTAGATAAGCTTGATCTTTCTCCTGATCAGCAGAAAGAATTTTTTAGTTCTCTTTTTCATTATCAACAATCCAGAAAGCTTGAAAAAGTTCATGAAAAAAATGTGAACGAAGCGGAATACAAAGGTGCTGACTTGAGTGTTGAGTATTACCGAGTGATTGCGGATTGGTATCATATCGCCTTAATGGAAATGACTTATTTGAAGAGCTTTAAACCAGATTCAAGGTATCTCGCTCAACAGTTGGGAATTACGCAGGCAGAGGCCAAGCTAGCTCTCGAGCGTTTGCTTAAGCTCGGCCTTTTGACTAAAAAAAACGGCAAGGTGATAAAAACCAACGAAAAGTTATCCACCACAGATCGTCATTTAACCACGCCAGCCCTTAGAAAAAATCAAAAACAATTTTTGGAAAAAGCCATTTACTCATTGGAAAATGATTCGCTTGAGGTACGAAGCAATACCAATATGACGATGGCCATTGATTCTTCTAAAATTGAAATAGCAAAAAAAATGATTCGAGAATTTCAAATGACACTCTGTAATTTCTTAGAATCAGGCAAGCAAGATCAAGTCTACAATCTCAGTGTCGCACTTTATCCATTACAAAATAACAAACAGAAACCAAAGGAGTAACTTTATGCGCTTATTAACTTTCTTATTTTTATCAGCAATCGCCGTGCAAGGATTTGCCGGCACGGACGGTCACGGTGGCTTCGGCATCAACTGCAACAAACCCATTACGGCCAACAATGGAACTCAGCTTCCAGGAGGACTTTATGCTCTTGATTACTGGGACACCATTCATACGCTCAAATACCCTTGGGGATTGGGTTCTAGCAATTTAAACTGGCAAGAAAAAATAAAGATTGCAGGAAATAGGCTCAAAGGATTAAACAAAAATCTCTCTCAAGGCGTATTGGCATTGGCAGAAGATCCACTAAAATATGTAGAGCTGAGTGATGAAAAAATTTATTGCGGCAATTCTAAAATCATTGGAGAAGAAGTTTTTCAAGATATAGATATTGGTGGAACGGTCATTCCGGGCTCTTGTAAACTAGAGCCAATTGCTAAAAATATTTCGGAGTGTAAGTCTGATTTGGTTCAGCTCAAGAAGAAAATTTTTATAAACCCAAATCAATTTACTAAACTCAATCAGGATTCAAAGGCAGCCATTGTTTTGCATGAATATTTTTATTCTCAAATTGCAAAGAAAGACAACTCGGAAAGAGTAAGGCTTTTAGTCGCTCTTTTGGCCAGAGCAGATTTTGAAACTATGCCAGCGGAAGAGGTTCGCCAGATGTACGCGAAAACCTATACTTTTCCCATTGATATTTCTATCCAAGGTTTAGCGTTTTCTATTTCTGGCCATAGGTATGGTGAAGAGATAAAGTTGGACAGACCTGATGGATCTTTGAAGTCTGTCATCGCATATGACGGAGTACAGGCATTACAAAAAAATTTAAATTTATTCGATAAAAAATTAATTGTGATTCCTAAAACTGGAGGTTTGGTTTTTTACGGATATCATGGCTGGAGAATTGATACCAAAGGAAACTTTCGTGACTACCAAATACTCAGTAAGGTCTTGAACTCTACAGTATATGAAAATCTTCAAATCAATACGGACCTCTATCATGCATCTTTAACTTTTAGTGAAGATGGAGTTTTGTCAAAAACCGAGGCTAAGATCGATAGTATCCAATCCAAAGAAGAAAATATTATTTTTGAAAAATCTCGTGTTGAGAATGTATCAACAACCGGTCTTAACGATTTGAGCTGCATCGAAGGCGACTTTGATATTGTTAAAACAAAATCAAAAAATTTACATAAAGCAAAAAAATTGTGTTTCTCTTCAAGTGGAAAGATTAAAAGTGCATCTCTTTTTGAATATATTAGTACAATAGAATTCTCTGAGAATAGGAAATTTAGTGTATCCGAAATGGTAGCTTTAGATGGCGATAAATTTTTACTTACTAGCAAGGCCCATTCTGAACTTTTTGAAACTTTAAAGTCCATAGGATTGGTAGATTCATCCTTGAATTCGCCTTATCATGATGAAAAAGTCGAAATGAAAGTCAACTCCTTAGGTCGCCTCGAATGTTTATCTCACGGGCGTGCACACTATTACAGAAATTCTGATAAAAGATTTTATGATATTGAAATCAAACTCAAGGATGGCAAAGTTAAAAGATTCAACAGCAGAGTGGTCATAAGATTCGATGAAAATGAACAAGCCATCAGCGCCGTAAAGGGCAGTGGATGCCTCTAGAATATTAATCATTAAGGAATGTGAAAAGGCTAGCTCTCTTGAGTAGAGCTAGCTGGATCAAGAGAGCAGTGGCTTGGTGGGCAGTGCAAATATAGCCAATTAGCTCATGCTGACTACTCAGTTACTGAAATTAAAGCCATTCTTGAAAGCAAAAGAGTTCTAGATCTTGTTAAAGATACTTCAATTACATCAATCAGTAAAGCGGAGCGCGAATTAGTATACTCAGTAGTTTTTGGAAAGTGTGCTGTGCTAGTAACTGCAATGCCTGTTTGCCTTCCGGGACTTCCACCAGAAGGTGAAAAAGACCCAGGTTGTAAAATCAACGTTCAATTCGAATCATCTGACGTAACCTGCATTTAATCTTACCCTAAAACCCTAGTAAAAAAATAATCAAATAAAAATCAACAAACCTCCGCGGATCGACCCGGAGGTTTTTCTTTTTCATACAAAAACTAACCTTGAGTAATCAGATCATTTTCGTGAGGAAGTGTTCTTCTAAAGCCTCTGAAATACGTTCTTGGTGAGAGCTCTAATAGATCATTCAGATGAGCCATATAAATGCAGGCAAATCTTTCGACCTGAGATGCAAAATAACTTTCTTCGCTTCCGATTCTCATTATTTCTCCCCAATGTGGATTGAAAAATGATTGGTGCTTAGAAATCAAATCAGAAATCTTTTTATCGATGATACCGATTTCATCTTGGAGCTTCATCGCAGCCTCTTTGGATGTTTCTTTAC from Bdellovibrionota bacterium encodes the following:
- a CDS encoding TIGR02147 family protein yields the protein MTNKELYRHYLNSEFARRCEANPAYSLRSFALALCVDAGTLSRILNGKQALSYKMAQKIVDKLDLSPDQQKEFFSSLFHYQQSRKLEKVHEKNVNEAEYKGADLSVEYYRVIADWYHIALMEMTYLKSFKPDSRYLAQQLGITQAEAKLALERLLKLGLLTKKNGKVIKTNEKLSTTDRHLTTPALRKNQKQFLEKAIYSLENDSLEVRSNTNMTMAIDSSKIEIAKKMIREFQMTLCNFLESGKQDQVYNLSVALYPLQNNKQKPKE